One window of Pyrus communis chromosome 12, drPyrComm1.1, whole genome shotgun sequence genomic DNA carries:
- the LOC137711339 gene encoding zinc finger BED domain-containing protein RICESLEEPER 1-like: MAFDRLKVDNGHYLPYFVKDNHDNMREGPPSMDDWSEAGIFAIFFRPFYEVTLKVCCSNTPTAHTTFGDLFKIKILFHENKDDELLSMISKLMQEKYDKYWGSLEGMNQYLFIALVLDPRHKLEKVVDYFEIQFGEDEENVESATNGVKDSLIDLYKIHEDMSLSTQQSISGGGSSQTTRGDSSSSMTKIERKLKEKSEMRKAKRARIVHNDVDKYLSDLNEREEEENFDVLNWWRVNGVSKYPILARVAREILAIPVSTIASESSFSTSGRIIDPYRSSLSPKMVEALICTQNWLRSIHVALHHEPTIEEMEFCEEVEKCNFIYCI; this comes from the coding sequence ATGGCTTTTGATAGATTAAAAGTAGATAATGGTCATTACCTTCCGTACTTTGTTAAAGACAATCATGATAATATGAGGGAGGGGCCACCTTCGATGGATGATTGGAGTGAGGCGGGGATATTTGCAATCTTTTTTAGACCTTTTTATGAAGTCACTTTAAAAGTATGTTGTTCTAATACTCCAACCGCTCATACTACTTTTGGTGATTTGTTTAAGATCAAAATTCTCTTCCATGAAAACAAAGATGATGAACTTTTGTCTATGATCTCCAAGTTgatgcaagaaaaatatgacaagTATTGGGGTTCACTTGAGGGCATGAATCAATATCTTTTTATAGCACTTGTGCTTGATCCTCGCCACAAATTAGAGAAAGTCGTTGATTATTTTGAGATACAATTTGGTGAGGATGAAGAAAATGTTGAAAGTGCCACAAATGGGGTGAAGGACTCGTTGATTGATCTTTACAAGATTCATGAAGATATGTCTTTGAGTACACAACAAAGTATAAGTGGTGGTGGTAGTTCTCAAACGACAAGAGGAGACTCTTCATCAAGCATGAccaaaatagaaagaaagttgaaagaaaaaagtgaaatgAGAAAAGCAAAGAGAGCCCGGATTGTGCATAATGATGTAGACAAGTATCTTTCCGATCTTaatgaaagagaagaagaagagaacttTGATGTATTGAATTGGTGGAGAGTGAATGGGGTTTCTAAGTACCCAATTTTGGCACGTGTTGCAAGAGAGATCTTAGCTATTCCTGTATCAACCATTGCTTCAGAATCCTCGTTTAGTACAAGTGGACGGATAATTGATCCATATCGTAGTTCTTTAAGTCCAAAAATGGTGGAGGCTTTGATATGTACTCAAAATTGGCTTAGGTCCATTCATGTTGCATTACATCATGAGCCAACCATTGAGGAGATGGAGTtttgtgaagaagttgagaaatgtaattttatttattgcatttga